A genome region from Schlesneria paludicola DSM 18645 includes the following:
- a CDS encoding magnesium protoporphyrin chelatase, giving the protein MSHHSRPSNLRELRESGWVSRTVKEEIRSNFLKALSSSEPLFPGIVGYENTVIPEINIALIAGHDMLFLGEKGQGKSRLMRTLVRFLDDAIPYIAHPEAPLHDDPYNPITSVCRDLVANVPPEDVPIGWWARDDRYVERLAPGTKFADIIGEIDPAKLAGGTSMSAESALHFGLIPRMHRGIFAMNELPELDELVQVGMFNILEERDVQIRGYPIRFDIDVLILFSANPATYNRSGKVIPQLKDRIGSVIHTHYPEDRDLGIEIMEQETDIDLGEPFPVIVPRFMKEIIEELSVVARRSKYIDQQSGVSARFSIANYGTMIASARQRGARLGERPSVPRISDLGHLYSSSLGKLELDLMGSHQMSERQILDSLIAEAIRNVFEEYVDKHGMDEIAQIFSQGVKIEVGDMLPSSHYSDRLKRVPPAWDKAFEVNASSDPSVRASCVEFVLAGLYSKEKISRSQARGQIRYET; this is encoded by the coding sequence ATGTCGCATCACAGCCGACCGTCAAATCTGCGAGAACTGCGAGAAAGTGGCTGGGTTTCAAGAACCGTCAAAGAGGAAATTCGCAGCAACTTTTTAAAAGCCCTCTCCAGCAGCGAGCCACTGTTTCCAGGGATCGTGGGCTATGAAAACACCGTGATTCCCGAGATCAACATCGCGTTGATTGCGGGCCACGATATGCTGTTCCTGGGCGAGAAAGGGCAGGGGAAAAGCCGTCTGATGCGGACGCTGGTCCGCTTTCTGGACGATGCGATTCCTTATATCGCCCACCCCGAAGCACCTCTGCATGACGATCCCTACAATCCCATCACAAGCGTTTGCCGCGACTTGGTGGCGAATGTTCCGCCCGAAGATGTTCCCATCGGTTGGTGGGCACGCGACGATCGCTATGTCGAGCGTCTGGCGCCGGGAACCAAGTTTGCCGACATTATTGGGGAAATCGATCCCGCCAAGCTCGCGGGCGGTACCAGCATGTCCGCCGAATCGGCGTTGCATTTCGGCTTGATTCCACGCATGCACCGCGGGATTTTTGCCATGAACGAACTTCCGGAGCTCGACGAACTCGTTCAGGTCGGCATGTTCAACATCCTTGAGGAACGCGATGTCCAGATTCGTGGCTATCCAATCCGTTTCGACATCGATGTCCTGATTCTCTTTTCCGCCAATCCGGCGACCTACAACCGCAGCGGAAAAGTGATTCCGCAGTTGAAAGACCGTATCGGGTCGGTCATCCATACGCACTACCCCGAAGACCGCGATCTCGGGATCGAAATCATGGAGCAAGAGACTGACATCGATCTGGGCGAACCGTTCCCCGTGATCGTGCCTCGTTTTATGAAAGAAATCATCGAAGAACTGAGCGTTGTCGCGCGTCGATCCAAATACATTGATCAGCAGTCAGGGGTCAGTGCGCGGTTTAGCATTGCGAACTATGGCACCATGATCGCCAGTGCCCGTCAGCGTGGGGCTCGTTTGGGTGAACGTCCCTCCGTTCCCCGAATCAGCGATCTGGGGCACCTTTATTCGTCGTCACTAGGGAAGCTGGAGCTGGATCTGATGGGCAGCCATCAGATGAGCGAACGGCAGATTTTGGATTCGCTGATTGCCGAAGCGATTCGCAATGTCTTTGAAGAGTATGTCGACAAACATGGCATGGACGAGATTGCGCAGATCTTCAGTCAGGGTGTGAAGATTGAAGTGGGTGACATGCTGCCGTCGTCGCACTATTCCGATCGCTTGAAACGCGTGCCACCGGCCTGGGACAAGGCGTTCGAAGTCAACGCGTCCAGTGACCCATCGGTGCGTGCGTCGTGCGTCGAGTTCGTTCTGGCCGGGCTCTATTCGAAAGAAAAAATCTCGCGCAGCCAGGCACGCGGTCAAATCCGGTATGAAACCTGA
- a CDS encoding alpha/beta hydrolase, with amino-acid sequence MQESNSWFRVLLAVSIVLASSGGWANEKIMLWPSGAPGAVGNAETDQPNLTLYAPPADQLNGTAIVVCPGGGYQHLAVGHEGEEIGQWLNSLGVTAFVLRYRLAPAYKHPTPMLDVQRALRTVRSRAAEWKLDPQKIGVLGFSAGGHLASTAATHFDGGDVAAADPIDRVSCRPDFAVLCYPVITFQDDVVTHRGSRKNLLGEQPDPQLVALLSNDTQVTDQTPPVFLWHTTEDKGVKPENSVRFYLACVKAGVPVELHLYEKGPHGIGLAKKHRGTDQWPVACAGWLKLHGWLSP; translated from the coding sequence ATGCAGGAAAGTAACTCGTGGTTCCGCGTTCTCCTGGCCGTGTCTATCGTCCTGGCCAGTTCCGGCGGGTGGGCGAATGAAAAAATCATGCTTTGGCCCAGCGGTGCCCCCGGTGCGGTTGGAAACGCAGAAACGGATCAGCCCAACCTCACTCTGTACGCTCCTCCTGCGGACCAGTTGAATGGGACGGCGATCGTGGTCTGTCCTGGCGGCGGCTACCAACACCTCGCGGTGGGGCATGAAGGCGAAGAAATCGGGCAATGGCTCAACTCGCTCGGCGTGACGGCATTCGTCTTACGCTACCGTCTGGCACCCGCCTATAAGCATCCAACTCCGATGCTCGACGTTCAACGCGCGTTGCGAACGGTTCGCAGTCGAGCGGCGGAATGGAAACTCGATCCTCAGAAAATTGGCGTCCTCGGCTTTTCCGCTGGTGGTCATCTCGCCTCCACGGCGGCAACACACTTCGACGGAGGTGATGTGGCGGCGGCCGATCCGATTGATCGCGTCAGTTGTCGTCCCGATTTCGCGGTGCTGTGTTATCCGGTGATCACGTTCCAGGACGACGTCGTCACACATCGCGGTTCGCGAAAGAACCTGCTGGGGGAACAGCCCGATCCGCAACTGGTCGCATTGCTCTCGAATGACACGCAGGTGACCGATCAGACTCCTCCGGTCTTCTTGTGGCATACGACGGAAGACAAGGGCGTCAAGCCTGAGAATAGCGTGCGATTCTATCTTGCCTGTGTGAAGGCCGGTGTTCCCGTCGAATTGCACCTGTACGAGAAAGGTCCCCACGGCATTGGGCTGGCAAAAAAGCATCGCGGCACGGACCAATGGCCCGTCGCGTGCGCCGGATGGCTAAAATTGCATGGCTGGCTGAGCCCGTGA
- a CDS encoding putative quinol monooxygenase, producing the protein MIHVLALIETTPGHREDFLKEFAQVTVPVRKENGCIEYGAAVDAVTDLPVQQSLGANFVMIVEKWESLAHLKAHLVAPHMADYRIRIKPFVQSVRLQVLEPRA; encoded by the coding sequence ATGATTCATGTGCTGGCCCTGATCGAAACGACGCCCGGTCACCGTGAAGATTTTTTAAAGGAATTCGCTCAAGTCACCGTTCCGGTGCGAAAAGAGAATGGCTGCATTGAGTATGGAGCCGCCGTCGATGCCGTCACCGATTTGCCGGTTCAGCAGTCACTGGGAGCGAACTTTGTGATGATCGTGGAAAAGTGGGAAAGCCTGGCGCACCTGAAAGCGCATCTTGTCGCTCCCCATATGGCCGATTATCGCATCCGGATTAAACCGTTCGTCCAGTCCGTCCGATTACAAGTACTCGAACCGCGTGCATAG
- a CDS encoding c-type cytochrome, whose product MSEVFPVNDYGPIMPGLVMAGVAIVHVFLAQFAVGGGILLCYFQWLAMTGREIHARPFVKGYFKLLVLISFVVGALTGVGIWFTAIQVSPATIGSMVDHFHWLWATEWTFFCLEIVAGYCFYRYHQRLNDRAAMTLLAIYAFASWVSLFVINGILSWQLTPGRWLESHRLFDGFFNPSFWPSLFFRTVVAMTLAALAACVVINLMNSIDRDGRRALINRAAHLLVPMVAMPILGIWFLAVMPEDSRSWVLGGSPAMMLFLSLSIASSLAIGSYAILGLVIQRLYVNGATASLLLLLAFGATAGGEFVREGSRKPYSIRHVLYSNSILPDEVAHLREVGCTSNDPYPLRNDAGYANDQVRLGAKVFRRQCSVCHTMQGTNAVAELTGAWDANQMRMNFAKLQHTKPFMPPFAGTARELESLVQFVRWTSRNDRSSRDWELSENPETLAQIEVWLNEAGTAPGDFKQNHRRGVSRGH is encoded by the coding sequence ATGTCTGAAGTTTTCCCCGTCAACGATTATGGCCCTATTATGCCGGGGTTGGTCATGGCGGGTGTTGCGATTGTCCATGTCTTTCTCGCCCAGTTTGCGGTGGGTGGCGGAATTTTGCTCTGCTATTTCCAGTGGCTGGCGATGACCGGACGCGAAATCCATGCCCGACCATTCGTCAAAGGCTATTTCAAGCTGCTAGTACTGATCAGCTTTGTGGTTGGTGCTCTGACGGGGGTTGGAATCTGGTTTACGGCGATTCAGGTCAGTCCCGCGACAATCGGTTCGATGGTCGACCACTTTCACTGGTTGTGGGCCACGGAATGGACATTCTTTTGCCTGGAAATCGTCGCGGGATACTGCTTCTATCGGTATCACCAGCGCCTGAACGATCGAGCAGCGATGACGCTACTCGCCATTTATGCATTTGCGTCGTGGGTCAGTCTGTTCGTGATCAACGGAATTCTGTCATGGCAGCTAACCCCCGGAAGATGGCTCGAATCACACCGGCTTTTCGATGGATTCTTCAATCCGAGTTTCTGGCCGAGCCTGTTTTTCCGCACCGTGGTCGCGATGACGCTGGCGGCGCTGGCGGCCTGCGTTGTGATTAATCTCATGAACTCGATCGATCGAGACGGTCGGCGCGCGCTCATCAATCGAGCCGCTCATTTGCTGGTGCCGATGGTCGCGATGCCAATCCTGGGAATTTGGTTCTTGGCGGTCATGCCCGAGGACAGTCGCAGTTGGGTTCTGGGCGGCAGTCCGGCGATGATGCTCTTTCTCAGTCTTTCGATCGCCTCGTCTTTGGCGATTGGCAGCTATGCGATTCTGGGCTTGGTGATTCAGCGACTGTACGTCAATGGGGCAACGGCGTCGTTGCTGTTGCTGCTGGCGTTCGGAGCGACCGCCGGGGGTGAGTTCGTTCGGGAAGGTTCACGCAAACCGTACTCGATTCGGCACGTCCTGTACTCCAATTCGATTCTGCCGGACGAAGTGGCTCATTTGCGCGAGGTGGGTTGTACAAGCAACGATCCTTATCCACTGCGCAATGACGCGGGCTACGCGAATGACCAGGTACGTCTGGGCGCGAAGGTGTTTCGCCGTCAATGCAGTGTCTGCCACACGATGCAGGGCACCAATGCCGTCGCTGAATTGACGGGGGCGTGGGACGCGAACCAGATGCGGATGAATTTCGCCAAATTGCAGCATACAAAACCATTCATGCCACCGTTTGCGGGGACCGCTCGTGAATTGGAGTCACTGGTTCAGTTTGTGCGCTGGACCAGTCGGAACGACCGCTCGAGTCGAGACTGGGAACTTAGCGAGAATCCGGAAACGCTGGCTCAGATTGAGGTGTGGTTGAACGAGGCGGGGACGGCTCCGGGGGACTTCAAGCAAAATCACCGCCGTGGTGTCAGCCGTGGACATTAA
- a CDS encoding DUF4404 family protein → MTVQSTAEMTFEAQTHANLRQLAASLREASHLTPDAQTALASLLDEIGRELGTTGLSSEKTARLAEAVSDVARALDEQQSVESFDSARTRLKEAAITAETEAPIATGLAYRFMDTLASIGI, encoded by the coding sequence ATGACCGTACAGTCGACCGCGGAAATGACCTTTGAAGCGCAGACGCATGCCAATTTGCGACAGCTTGCCGCGTCACTTCGGGAAGCCAGCCATTTGACGCCCGACGCCCAAACGGCGTTGGCCAGCTTGCTGGATGAAATTGGCCGAGAACTCGGTACGACGGGACTGAGCAGTGAAAAGACTGCGCGCTTGGCAGAAGCCGTCAGCGACGTCGCGCGTGCTTTGGATGAACAACAGTCGGTGGAATCCTTCGATTCCGCTCGCACACGATTGAAAGAAGCGGCCATTACGGCGGAGACGGAAGCCCCCATTGCCACCGGTCTGGCCTATCGCTTCATGGATACCCTGGCCA